Below is a genomic region from Magnetococcales bacterium.
TCCATGACACCATCAGGCTTGTCCTTTTTGGCTAAGACTTCGTTGGCCGCCTGTTGCAGGATCTCAGAACCTCCCTTGGAACCATGGCGAAAAATGGTGTCTGCAACGGTGACCGTGGTTGTCTCGTTCCCAATCTGATTCAATACATCGTGCCCTCCGATGGCGTGAAATGTATTATCAAAAAAACCGCGATAGGCCTCGGCCATTTGTTCGATGGTCAACTCCGTTGTTTTTGTACCAGGCGGGATGTTGGTGACATATCCACCTTGAATCATTTCATCAAGTGCTTTTTGTTGTACTCCACCAAAGGCAGAGCCGCCCGGTGCTTTCGCCATCCCTCCCTCCGCAGCAAACATTTCCATGTAGGTTTTGACCTCAACGGGTGTGACGCCGGGTAATTGATTCACCTCTTTATGGAATCGTCGCCACTCTTCTTTTTTCTTGTTGTCGCCGAAGTATCTTTCTTTATAGGCTGGAATTGGTGGTGGCGGACCAATCTTTTTCCTGGGCGCGGTCGACTTTTTCCTGCCACTGCCACCACTGTTTTCTGTATAGAGCCCCCCCTCACCGTAGGGTTGGCACGCACCGCCTGCACCAATCTTTTGACCTCCCGGACAACCACCACCTCCCCGTGATGGTTGTCCGGCAGCAGGCTCTTCAGATCCTCCACCCAGGGCATGGCTGCCCATGTCGCCGGATTCACCCATGGTTCTGCCCTGCCGCTCGGCCACATAGGCCGAAATGAACAGGCTGTCGTTCTCCCGCTTGAATTGATCGATCACCCTGCCATAGATGCGTTCAAAGGGAGCCATGTTGGCGAACTCCTGATCAATCTGGTCAACACGACCCCAATCCTGCCTCCTTCCAGCCTCTTCCCGCTCCCGACGACGTTTGCCCAGATGTCCCGGATCGTCCGTAACCCGGGCGAGAACATAATCGGAAGGTGGCAACTGCCCCTTGCCAAGAATATGGGCCAGACGCATATGGAGCCGCCAGGCGGCCACACTTTTGCCAAACGCCCCCTCCGTCGCGCGAATGCGTTGCAGCCCCTCACGCATGACGTTGGCAACCCTGGGATTCACAATATCGTTTCCACCATGACGATTCTTCATGACTTGCTCCTATTCTGCCTGAGTTTGGTTTTGAAAAACAATAAAAATAGGCGGATCGCTCCGCAATCATCCCGGAGACGCTGCACACCCATGGTCTGCGCTGAACCTGGTTATGAATCGCCCGACAAACAAACGAAACCATCCAAAAAATTTTGGATAATCGGTTTGAAGTAATTATCGGAGCACAAAAAAAGAGACCGAAACCTTTTCCAGGGTCGACGTTGGATCCTAAATGAAAATGCGCCCCCCAGGCAAGAGAAAAATAGTTGTCTCCCCTCTGGTTGATCTTGTCTGCACAACTTTGCTAAATTTCCATACATCCGCCTCTTGAGGCCTCTTTACAAAAATGGCAACTGTTCAGCACCCTGGACCTCGATGCGTCAGACCGGCATCATGGCCGGGTGCTGATATGGTTGCTTTTATGGACCCTTACGGTTGCAAAAGAACATGCCCCTCCCCGATACCCCCTGGCACCAACTGAAAGAACAATTGCGCCGGCAGGCATTATCGGTCGGGTTTGACGTGGCCGGTTTTGCCCCTCCCGTGCCACCACCCCACGCGGCAGACTTCCCACTCTGGCTGGCACAGGGGTGCCATGGCGATATGACCTGGATGGAACGCTACAAGGAACAACGCCAAAACCCCAGGCTGCTGCTGACAGATGTGGCATCCATCCTGGTGGTGGGCGCCAACTACCGCCCCAAAGGAGACCCGCTCGACTATCTCGAAAATCCTGCCGCCATGGGCATCTCGGCCTACGCCCGCCATCGCGATTACCACACGGTGCTGAAAAAACGCCTGCAAACCCTCCACCATTGGTTGGAACAACAGGTTGGACAACCCGTCCCGGCACGGCTGTTTGTCGATACGGCGCCGGTCCTGGAAAAACCCCTGGCCGTCCTGGCCGGCCTGGGGTGGCAGGGAAAAAATACCATGCTGGTCAACCGACAATTCGGCTGCTGGCTGTTTCTGGCGGAAATGTTTCTGACCCTCCCCTTTCCCCCGGATGCCGTGGAGCCTGATCATTGTGGCACCTGCCATCGTTGCCAGGATGCCTGCCCAACAGGCGCGCTGGCCCAACCCTACCGGCTGGATGCGCACCGCTGCCTGGCCTACATGACCATCGAGTCCAAGGAAAACATGCCAGAACACTATCAGCGCCTGCTGGGTAATCGGGTATACGGTTGCGACGATTGCGTGGCTCTCTGTCCCTTCAACCGTTTTGCCCCGGTGAGCGAAGAGGAAGATTACCATCCACAACCCCCCCTGCTCGCCCCCAAATTGGCCGATTTTACCGGAATGGACGAAAAACGGTTTCAGGAGATATTCCGCCAATCACCCATCAAACGCCTGGGCAGGGAACGGTTTTTGCGCAACCTGGGCGTGGCGATCAACAACGAGCGACGCGCCGCAAAGCCCCGACAAGCCCTGGACCGGTCAGCCAAATCGGCGTAAAAGATACGCAATGTTTTTAGATAACCCCGAAGCAAGATGATCATCCCTGCAACATCCATCCGTCCCAGCAGAAAATATCGGGTCACATTCAGGCCGTTGAGGAGTCCTGTCATGCGCAGATTGTTCTTTATATCGTCAATCATGGCACTATTGATTCTCCCCGAAACATCCGTGGCCCAAGAGTCGATGGACGGGATCATGCCCGCTCAGTACAAGATTACCATAAAAATACCCAAACCAAGAAAAAAATCACATGTCGTACAAGTCAACAGAATTTACAAGGTACGCACCGTCACCCCAAGAACCCTCTTCCGACGGCAGAATCCGTGCCCATCCACCGGCAAAACAACGGGGGCTTGTCCAGGCTATTCAGTTCATCATATCATCCCCCTCCGCAAGGGTGGAGCTGACGATCCCCACAACATGCAGTGGCAGGTCAGACAGGTTGCCAAACCCAAACCCAAGGTCGATATCAAAATGGGCGTGGGAAATTGAGGGTCGTCGCCAATCGGAATGCAAAATACCCTGAATCGCCTGTTCCAGGAGTTGCCCCAATGCATGCTGGGGGAGCGCCACCACCTGCAACGCCGCCTGCAAAACCTCGCCCGGCAGGTGCGAAACGGTCAACCCGTTGACCCGGAAACCCTGACCCGCCTGGCGGAAACCCTGTCCAAAGCCCGGGAACGCATGGCGCGGCGGGCCCAACAACTTCCCCAGCCACAATTTCCGGAAGAACTCCCCGTCTCCCAACGGCGGGAAGAAATTGCGCGCCTGATCCGGCAACACCAGGTGGTGGTCCTGAGCGGCGAAACCGGCTCCGGAAAAACGACGCAAATTCCCAAAATCTGCCTGGAACTCCGGCGCGGCATCGCCGGGATGATCGGCATCACCCAGCCGCGCCGCATCGCCGCCCGCACCATCGCCGCCTACCTGGCGCGTGACCTGAAAACAGAACTCGGCCAACAGGTGGGGTTCAAAATCCGCTTCAGCGATCGCATCGGACCGGAAACCTCCCTCAAAATCATGACCGATGGCATCCTGCTGGCAGAAACCCGCTCCGATCCCCTCCTCCTCCAATACGATACCCTGATCATCGACGAAGCCCACGAACGCGGCCTGAATGTCGATTTTTTGATCGGCTACGTCAAACGCCTGCTCCCCCGCCGCCCGGACCTGAAAATCATCATCAGTTCCGCCACTTTGGACACCGAAAAATTTTCCCGCCACTTTCACCACGCCCCCATCGTGGAGGTGAGCGGACGAACCTTTCCGGTGGAGGTCCGCTATCGCCCGCTGGAACACCCCGCCCCCGAGGAGGGGAACGAAGAACCCGACCCGGAACAAGCCATCTTGACCGCCGTGGATGAGCTGGCCGCCCTGCAACCCGCCGGCGATATCCTGGTGTTCCTGCCCGGCGAACGGGAAATCCGGGATATGGCCGAGGCGCTGCGCAAACACCATCCACCACAAACAGAAATCCTCCCCCTCTTTGCCCGCCTCTCCACCCAGGAACAAAACCGCATCTTCGAGCCCTCCAACCGGCGGCGCATCGTCCTGGCCACCAATGTGGCCGAAACTTCCATCACCGTCCCCGGCATCCGCCATGTGGTGGATACCGGCCTGGCCCGCATCAGCCGCTTCAGTGGCCGAAGCCGCATCCAACGCCTGCCGGTGGAAAAAATTTCCCAATCCGCCGCCGACCAACGCAAAGGGAGATGTGGCCGCCTCTCCGCCGGGGTGTGCATCCGGCTCTATACGGAGGAGGATTTCAACCACCGTCCCCGCTTCACCGAACCGGAAATCCTCCGCTCCTCGCTGGCGGCGGTGATCCTGCGCATGAAGGATCTGGACCTGGGAGCCGCCGAACGCTTCCCCTTTGTGGATCGCCCATCCCCCAAAGCCATCCAGGATGGCCTGCGCCTGCTGCGCGAACTGGGCGCCGTCGATACCGCCGAACGCCTGACGGAAACCGGTCGCCAACTGGCCAAACTGCCCATCGATCCTCGCCTGGGACGCATGCTCCTGGCCGCCCGGGAGTATGGCGCACTGACGGAAGTTCTCGTCATCGCCGCCGCCCTGCACATCCAGGATCCCCGGGAACGCCCCCACGATCAACGAGACAAAGCCGATCAGGTGCATCGCCTGTTGCAGGATCCCCTATCCGATTTCATGACCCTGCTCAAGGTGTGGGAGTTTATCGAGACGGCGGTGAACCAGGCCAAATCCAAAAGAAAGTTGCGGCTTTTTCTCCAGGCCTCCTTTCTCTCCCCCTCCCGGGTGCGGGAGTGGCAGGAGATCCACCAACAACTGTCACGGCAGATCAAGGAGAGCGGCGCCCGGCCCAATCAGATTCCGGCGCCCTACGACGCCATCCATAAATCCCTGTTGACTGGATTGCTCGGCAACGTGGGGTGCAAAGTCGGCAAGGGGGAGTTTACCGGCGTCCGGCAGATGACCTTCTACGTGTTTCCGGGCTCGGGACTGTTCCGCAAACCCCCGGCCTGGCTCCTGGCGGCAGAACTGGTCGAAACCACCCGGCTCTACGCCCGCACCTGCGCCTGGATCGAGCCGGCATGGATCGAAGAGGTGGCGGGCCCACTCTGTGCGGTGCATCACCTGGAACCCCACTGGAACAACGATCTGGGCCAGGTCATGGCCTGGGAAAAGGTTCTCTTCCAGGGGTTGGTGGTGGTTCCCCGGCGGGCGGTCCATTACGGCCCGGTGAATCCAGTCTCCGCCCGAACCCTCTTCATCCAATCCGCCCTGGTCGAAGGATCGCTGAAAACCCGCGCCCCCTTTCTGGAACACAACCGGCAACTGGTCGCCGAGATCCGCCTCCTCGAACACAAAGCCCGCCGCCGCGATCTCCTGGTGGAAGATCGGGAAATCGAGGATTTTTACGACCAACGCCTGCCGGAACATATCTACACCCAACAGGCCTTTGAATACTGGTTGCGCCAGGAGGAAAAAACCAACCCCCAACACCTCTTCCTGACCCGGGAGATTCTGTTGCAGGAGGGGGCCAGCGGCGTTGCCGGCGATATGTATCCCGGCCACCTCACCGTGCAGGGCCAGGAGTTGCCCCTGGAGTACCACTTCAACCCGGGCGGCGAAGGAGACGGCATCAGCGTTTGCATCTCCCTCCCCCTTCTCAACCAGTTGCCCGCCGCCCCGTTCGAATGGCTCGTGCCGGGATTGTTGCGGGAAAAGATCCACGCCCTGTTGCGCACTCTTCCCAAGGGATATCGGCGCCATCTGGTTCCCCTGCCCGATACCGTCGAACGGTGTCTCGCCACCCCCCTTCCCGCCCGCACCTCGTTGCTGCACGCCCTGGCGGAACGCATTTTCCGCCTCTTCGGTCACCGGATCCCCCCAGAAGCCTGGCGACCGGACGATGTGGCGGACCACCTGCGCATCAATTTCAAGATTGTGGCCCCGGAAGGCGAACGCATTCTGGCCCAGGGGCGGGATCTGGAAAAAATACGCACCGCCCTGGGCAGTGAAGCGCGGGACAGTTTCCAGAAGCGTCCCGAAACCCCCTGGGAACGGCAGGGGATCACCCGCTGGGACTTTGGCGATCTCCCCGCACTGGTTGCCTTGGAAACCGGGGGACGCATCATCCACGCCTACCCCGCCCTGCGCGACAGCGGGGAGAGTGTCTCGACAACGCTTCTGGACGCCCCGGAGGTGGCCGCCGCCACCACCCACGCCGGGCTGCGCCGTCTGTTTCTGTTGCAAATCACCGCATCGGTCCGCGAAGCCCGCCGACAATGCCAACCCCATCCGGCCCTGCGTCTGGCCTATACCGAAACCGGGGCCACCACCCCCCTGGTGGAAGAGATCATCCTGGCTGCGGCAGAACGGGTCTTTTTGGCCAACGCTCACTCTGATACCACCAAAACCGTCAGCGCTCACGCAACCGTGCGCTCACAGGCCGACTTTATCGCACGACTCGATCAGGGCAAGGCCCGCTTTCTTCCTGCTGTCGGGGAGTTGCATCGCCTCGCCTCCTCCATCCTGCTGCATCATCACCAGATCAGGCTCGCCTGGAGCCGTGTCGGAACCGTCGTCAAAACCACCCTCGTCCCCGAGTTGCAGGAACAACTCTCCCGCCTGGTTTACCCGGGTTTTCTCCTCCGGACTCCTGCGCAGTGGCTGACGGAATATCCGCGCTACCTGCAAGCCATAGCCTTACGTCTGGAACGCTTTGCCTTCGCCCCGGGCAAGGATCGGGAACGGGCAGCGCGGTTGGCTCCGTTCTGGAAAATCTGGTTGCAGCACGAGGAACGCATGGATCGACACGACCCTATCGCCGCCCTCCAACACCCGCAATGGGAAGAGTTCCGTTGGCTGCTGGAAGAGTTCCGGGTCTCCCTTTTTGCCCAGGAACTCAAGACCATCCTGCCCATTTCGGAACAAAGGCTCGCCAAATGGTTGGCAAACATGGATCATAACGATTGAAAAACTGGGATGGAGGTCCAGGAGGAAGGGCTGCGCCCTTCCTCCTGGTGGGGTTCGGGGCGAAGCCCTGACAAAGGCTTTCATACCCAGGCTTTTCTTGCAAGGGCGCGGAATAGTCACGAAAAATGAATATTTCAAATCATGTCGGTTGGCCCACTACCCCCTGTTGACCCGAGAACCCCATGCTTCGGAATGGACGCCATTTGACCCATGTTGGCCTGTTATTGATTCTGGTCTGGGGGTCTCTCATCCGTCTGGCGGATCTTCCCCACTGGATGGCGGATGCCGCACACATGCAATTCCAGGGAAAGCCCCTTCTGGCCAGTGTCGACGGGTACTATTTTTTGGATCTGGCCAGAAGGGACGCGGCAGGCCCGGTCACGTCGCAGCTGCATCCGGACGATCCCGCCTCCCGGATCCCCGCCCACGTCGATCCCGCCCCGAAGCGTCTCCCCTTGCCGGCGCAGCTGGTGGGTGCCCTGGCTGCCCTGCTGCACCTGGACCTTTTGTGGATCGCCGCCTGGCTGCCACCTCTCCTGGCGCCGCTGGTGGCTATTCCTTTGTTTTTTCTGGGCAGGGTATGGGGAGGCCGGGTTGGTGGCCTGACCGCAGCCTGGTTCGGGGTCATGGCGCCTCTGTTTGTCCAGCGCAGCGCCTTCGCCGGGTTTGACACGGATATGCTCATCCCCCCCCTGCTGCTGCTGACAAGTCTGGGGTTTCTGAACTTTGCCCGCCACAAACCAGGAGAGGGGTACATTTCCCTGCTGACGGCGCTCGGCGGCCATGGGCTGTTCCTCTGGTGGTGGGATCGGGCGCCGGCGCAAATCCTGGGCATGCATCTTTTTTTCATGCTGGTGAGTTGGGCCTTTTTCCGGCCTCCCAAGGGAAAGGATGGCTTGGCTTTGGCTCTTTTCCTCCTCTTCACCTGCGCCACATTTTATCTCGCCCGGGGTGAGTTCCCCTCTCTGGATCTGTTCGCCACGCTGCGACACGGGCTGGCATTTTTTGTCGGACAGGAGCGTTCTGCCCTCCCCCCCGTGGCGCCTCTCATCGAGGAGTTTCACACCATCTCCTGGTCACAAGCGGCGACCGGCGCTCTGGGCCACCCGGTGGTGGTGGTGGCCGGTCTGGCCGGACT
It encodes:
- a CDS encoding HNH endonuclease, whose product is MYKVRTVTPRTLFRRQNPCPSTGKTTGACPGYSVHHIIPLRKGGADDPHNMQWQVRQVAKPKPKVDIKMGVGN
- the hrpA gene encoding ATP-dependent RNA helicase HrpA, whose product is MQNTLNRLFQELPQCMLGERHHLQRRLQNLARQVRNGQPVDPETLTRLAETLSKARERMARRAQQLPQPQFPEELPVSQRREEIARLIRQHQVVVLSGETGSGKTTQIPKICLELRRGIAGMIGITQPRRIAARTIAAYLARDLKTELGQQVGFKIRFSDRIGPETSLKIMTDGILLAETRSDPLLLQYDTLIIDEAHERGLNVDFLIGYVKRLLPRRPDLKIIISSATLDTEKFSRHFHHAPIVEVSGRTFPVEVRYRPLEHPAPEEGNEEPDPEQAILTAVDELAALQPAGDILVFLPGEREIRDMAEALRKHHPPQTEILPLFARLSTQEQNRIFEPSNRRRIVLATNVAETSITVPGIRHVVDTGLARISRFSGRSRIQRLPVEKISQSAADQRKGRCGRLSAGVCIRLYTEEDFNHRPRFTEPEILRSSLAAVILRMKDLDLGAAERFPFVDRPSPKAIQDGLRLLRELGAVDTAERLTETGRQLAKLPIDPRLGRMLLAAREYGALTEVLVIAAALHIQDPRERPHDQRDKADQVHRLLQDPLSDFMTLLKVWEFIETAVNQAKSKRKLRLFLQASFLSPSRVREWQEIHQQLSRQIKESGARPNQIPAPYDAIHKSLLTGLLGNVGCKVGKGEFTGVRQMTFYVFPGSGLFRKPPAWLLAAELVETTRLYARTCAWIEPAWIEEVAGPLCAVHHLEPHWNNDLGQVMAWEKVLFQGLVVVPRRAVHYGPVNPVSARTLFIQSALVEGSLKTRAPFLEHNRQLVAEIRLLEHKARRRDLLVEDREIEDFYDQRLPEHIYTQQAFEYWLRQEEKTNPQHLFLTREILLQEGASGVAGDMYPGHLTVQGQELPLEYHFNPGGEGDGISVCISLPLLNQLPAAPFEWLVPGLLREKIHALLRTLPKGYRRHLVPLPDTVERCLATPLPARTSLLHALAERIFRLFGHRIPPEAWRPDDVADHLRINFKIVAPEGERILAQGRDLEKIRTALGSEARDSFQKRPETPWERQGITRWDFGDLPALVALETGGRIIHAYPALRDSGESVSTTLLDAPEVAAATTHAGLRRLFLLQITASVREARRQCQPHPALRLAYTETGATTPLVEEIILAAAERVFLANAHSDTTKTVSAHATVRSQADFIARLDQGKARFLPAVGELHRLASSILLHHHQIRLAWSRVGTVVKTTLVPELQEQLSRLVYPGFLLRTPAQWLTEYPRYLQAIALRLERFAFAPGKDRERAARLAPFWKIWLQHEERMDRHDPIAALQHPQWEEFRWLLEEFRVSLFAQELKTILPISEQRLAKWLANMDHND
- the queG gene encoding tRNA epoxyqueuosine(34) reductase QueG, which produces MPLPDTPWHQLKEQLRRQALSVGFDVAGFAPPVPPPHAADFPLWLAQGCHGDMTWMERYKEQRQNPRLLLTDVASILVVGANYRPKGDPLDYLENPAAMGISAYARHRDYHTVLKKRLQTLHHWLEQQVGQPVPARLFVDTAPVLEKPLAVLAGLGWQGKNTMLVNRQFGCWLFLAEMFLTLPFPPDAVEPDHCGTCHRCQDACPTGALAQPYRLDAHRCLAYMTIESKENMPEHYQRLLGNRVYGCDDCVALCPFNRFAPVSEEEDYHPQPPLLAPKLADFTGMDEKRFQEIFRQSPIKRLGRERFLRNLGVAINNERRAAKPRQALDRSAKSA